One genomic window of Caballeronia sp. SBC1 includes the following:
- a CDS encoding NAD(P)/FAD-dependent oxidoreductase translates to MRREYAAQTSGGASFTAPSHPRPRLVVVGNGMAGMRTVEELLELAPDLYDITVFGAEPYGNYNRILLSPVLAGEKSVDDIILNTRDWYEDNGIRLHAGDPVVAIDRTRRVVRSRGGVEVGYDRLLLATGSKPFLIPVPGHELPGVIAFRDIQDVETMLTAARHHRHAVIIGGGLLGLEAANGLLRQGMSVTVVHVMDSLMERQLDRSASALLQQALERKGLRFLLSARTTEIVGSDRVTAVRFDDGTEIPADLVVMTAGVRPNIELAQQAGLHCERAVVVDDTMQTYDPRIYAVGECVQHRMATFGLVAPIWDQARVCGAHLAGAGHRRFVQSATATKLKVTGVDLYSAGDFIGGPGSEDLVLRDPRRGVYKRLVIEGSRVIGAVLYGDVKDGAWYFELIQNRTDISALRSQLLFGKALCEAQPA, encoded by the coding sequence ATGAGGCGCGAATACGCCGCGCAGACCTCAGGAGGCGCATCGTTCACCGCGCCTTCCCACCCGCGCCCGCGTCTCGTTGTCGTCGGCAATGGCATGGCTGGCATGCGCACTGTCGAGGAACTGCTCGAGCTTGCGCCGGACCTCTATGACATCACCGTATTCGGCGCCGAGCCGTACGGCAACTACAACCGCATCCTGCTTTCGCCAGTGCTCGCGGGCGAGAAGAGTGTCGATGACATTATCCTCAACACGCGTGACTGGTACGAAGATAACGGTATCCGACTGCATGCGGGCGATCCTGTGGTCGCGATCGACCGCACGCGCCGAGTCGTACGCTCGCGAGGCGGCGTCGAGGTGGGCTATGACCGGCTGCTGCTCGCGACCGGCTCGAAGCCGTTCCTGATTCCGGTGCCGGGTCATGAATTGCCCGGGGTGATCGCCTTTCGCGATATCCAGGATGTCGAAACGATGCTCACCGCGGCGCGTCATCATCGTCATGCGGTGATCATCGGCGGCGGCCTGCTCGGCCTGGAGGCGGCGAACGGACTCCTGCGCCAAGGCATGTCAGTGACCGTTGTACACGTCATGGACAGCCTGATGGAGCGGCAGCTCGACAGGAGCGCTTCGGCCCTGCTGCAACAGGCGCTGGAGCGCAAGGGGCTACGTTTCCTGCTGAGCGCCCGCACGACGGAGATCGTCGGGTCGGATCGCGTCACCGCGGTGCGCTTTGACGATGGCACTGAGATTCCTGCTGACCTCGTTGTGATGACGGCCGGGGTGCGCCCGAACATTGAGCTCGCTCAACAGGCTGGTCTGCACTGCGAGCGTGCGGTTGTCGTCGATGACACGATGCAGACCTACGATCCGCGCATCTACGCTGTCGGCGAATGCGTGCAACACCGGATGGCGACTTTCGGCCTGGTAGCACCGATCTGGGACCAGGCACGCGTGTGCGGGGCGCACTTGGCGGGCGCGGGCCACCGCCGTTTCGTGCAGAGCGCTACCGCGACCAAGCTGAAGGTCACCGGGGTCGACCTGTACTCCGCTGGCGACTTCATCGGTGGCCCAGGTAGTGAAGACCTGGTGCTGCGAGATCCGCGCCGCGGCGTCTACAAGCGTCTGGTGATCGAGGGTAGCCGCGTGATCGGCGCAGTCCTTTACGGGGATGTCAAGGACGGAGCATGGTACTTCGAGCTGATCCAGAACCGGACCGACATTTCTGCACTGCGCAGCCAGCTGCTGTTCGGCAAGGCACTATGCGAGGCTCAGCCCGCATGA
- the nirD gene encoding nitrite reductase small subunit NirD, with protein MNNDRITQSWVKVCALGDIVPNTGVCALVNGAQVAVFHVAGGEGSVYAIQNYDPCSQAAVLSRGLIGNLGERIVVASPIYKQHFDLRTGECLEAPEHSVSAYPVRVESGKVWVAA; from the coding sequence ATGAACAACGATCGAATCACGCAATCCTGGGTGAAGGTGTGCGCGCTCGGCGACATCGTGCCCAATACCGGCGTGTGCGCGCTCGTGAACGGCGCACAGGTGGCGGTGTTCCATGTCGCGGGCGGCGAGGGCAGCGTGTACGCGATCCAGAACTACGATCCGTGTTCGCAGGCAGCGGTGCTTTCGCGCGGGTTGATCGGCAACCTCGGTGAGCGCATCGTGGTTGCCTCGCCAATCTACAAGCAACATTTCGATCTGCGCACCGGCGAGTGCCTCGAGGCGCCCGAGCATTCGGTCAGCGCCTATCCGGTGCGCGTCGAGAGCGGCAAGGTATGGGTCGCTGCATGA
- the nirB gene encoding nitrite reductase large subunit NirB: MNVVVIGHGMVGHKLLECLVDDARSTLHVTVLCEEPRPAYDRVHLSEFFAGKSAQDLSLVKPGFFERENVLLKLNAKAVSIDRAARTVRISSGETLSYDKLVLATGSSPFVPPITGNDRKDCFVYRTIEDLEAMQACGVRAKTGVVVGGGLLGLECAKALHDMGLTAHVVEFAPRLMAVQVDDGGARVLRGKIEELGVQVHTSKQTLEIVDGESGTHRMQFADGTHLDTDMIVFSAGIRPRDEIARTCGLELGPRGGIAIDDTCRTSDSDIYAIGECAAWNGMVYGLVAPGYEMARVTAKHLLGDQAGFGGADMSTKLKLMGVDVASIGDAHGKTPGSRTYQFSDERKQVYKKLVVSECGKQLLGAVMVGDAAEYGTLLQMMLNRIELPDAPEFLILPQSDGKAKPGLGVDALPETAQICSCNNVSKGEICAAVCTGATSIGAVKSATCAGTSCGGCVPLVTQVMKAEMKKQGLAVNNHLCEHFPYSRQELYHIVRVERIKAFSALLEKHGHGLGCDVCKPAVAGILASCWNEFVLKKEHAGLQDSNDYYLANIQRDGTYSVVPRMPGGEVTPEGLIAVGQVAKKYGLYTKITGGQRVDLFGARVDQLPLIWEELIAAGFESGHAYGKSLRTVKSCVGSTWCRYGVGDSVGLAVVLENRYKGLRSPHKLKFGVSGCTRECAEAQGKDVGIIATEKGWNLYVCGNGGMKPRHAEMLAADLDRETLVRYIDRFLMFYVRTADRLQRTSVWRDNLEGGLEYLIDVVVHDKLGLAAELEVEMQHVVSTYECEWKKAVTDPETRKRFRHFVNSDKVDENVTFVEERGQIRPATPSERQAKQFPVPVVVETV; encoded by the coding sequence GTGAACGTTGTCGTCATTGGCCACGGGATGGTGGGTCACAAGCTTCTTGAATGCCTTGTCGACGACGCGAGGTCGACGCTGCACGTTACTGTGCTGTGCGAGGAGCCCCGACCCGCGTATGACCGCGTGCACCTGTCCGAATTCTTCGCGGGCAAGTCTGCGCAGGATCTGTCGCTCGTCAAGCCCGGCTTCTTCGAGCGCGAGAACGTGCTGCTCAAGCTCAACGCGAAGGCCGTGTCGATCGACCGCGCGGCTCGCACCGTGAGGATCTCAAGCGGCGAGACGCTTTCCTACGACAAACTGGTACTCGCCACCGGCTCCTCGCCATTCGTGCCGCCCATCACGGGCAACGACCGTAAGGACTGCTTCGTCTACCGTACCATCGAAGATCTCGAAGCGATGCAGGCTTGCGGTGTGCGGGCCAAGACGGGCGTGGTGGTGGGCGGCGGCTTGCTTGGGCTCGAATGCGCGAAGGCGCTGCACGACATGGGACTCACGGCGCACGTCGTCGAGTTTGCGCCGCGCCTGATGGCGGTGCAGGTCGACGATGGCGGCGCACGGGTGCTGCGCGGCAAGATCGAGGAACTGGGTGTGCAGGTCCACACCAGCAAGCAGACGCTCGAGATTGTCGACGGCGAGTCGGGCACGCACCGCATGCAGTTCGCCGACGGCACGCACCTCGACACCGACATGATCGTGTTCTCCGCGGGCATTCGTCCACGCGATGAGATCGCGCGCACCTGCGGCCTCGAACTGGGTCCGCGCGGCGGCATCGCGATCGACGATACCTGCCGCACGAGCGACTCCGACATCTACGCAATCGGCGAATGCGCGGCCTGGAACGGCATGGTGTATGGGCTCGTCGCGCCTGGCTATGAGATGGCCCGCGTCACAGCGAAGCACTTGCTGGGCGATCAGGCCGGTTTTGGCGGTGCGGACATGAGCACCAAGCTCAAGCTGATGGGCGTGGATGTCGCGAGCATCGGTGATGCGCACGGCAAGACGCCGGGCAGCCGCACATACCAGTTCAGTGACGAGCGCAAACAGGTCTACAAGAAGCTGGTGGTGTCGGAGTGCGGCAAGCAACTGCTCGGCGCCGTGATGGTGGGCGACGCGGCCGAATACGGCACGCTGCTGCAGATGATGCTCAACCGCATCGAGTTGCCCGACGCGCCTGAATTCCTGATCCTGCCGCAAAGCGACGGCAAGGCCAAGCCGGGGCTCGGGGTCGATGCGCTGCCCGAGACCGCGCAGATCTGCTCATGCAACAACGTCTCCAAAGGCGAAATCTGCGCAGCGGTATGTACGGGCGCGACCAGTATCGGTGCAGTGAAGAGCGCGACGTGCGCCGGCACTTCGTGCGGCGGCTGCGTGCCGCTCGTCACGCAGGTGATGAAGGCCGAGATGAAGAAGCAGGGGCTCGCGGTCAACAACCACCTGTGCGAGCACTTTCCGTACTCGCGCCAGGAGCTGTATCACATTGTGCGCGTCGAGCGTATCAAGGCCTTTAGCGCGCTTCTGGAAAAGCATGGGCACGGCCTGGGCTGCGACGTCTGCAAGCCCGCCGTCGCCGGGATTCTCGCTTCGTGCTGGAACGAGTTCGTGCTGAAGAAGGAACATGCAGGCTTGCAGGACTCGAACGACTACTACCTCGCCAACATCCAGCGCGACGGCACCTACTCGGTCGTGCCACGCATGCCCGGCGGCGAGGTCACGCCCGAAGGCCTCATCGCAGTCGGCCAGGTGGCGAAGAAATACGGGCTCTATACAAAGATCACCGGCGGCCAGCGCGTCGACCTGTTCGGCGCGCGGGTGGATCAGTTGCCGCTGATCTGGGAAGAACTGATCGCGGCCGGCTTCGAATCGGGTCATGCGTACGGCAAATCGCTGCGCACCGTGAAGTCGTGTGTAGGCTCGACGTGGTGCCGCTACGGCGTCGGTGACTCGGTTGGGCTCGCCGTGGTCCTGGAAAACCGCTACAAGGGCCTGCGTTCGCCGCACAAGCTCAAGTTCGGCGTGTCAGGCTGCACCCGCGAATGCGCTGAAGCCCAAGGCAAGGACGTCGGCATCATCGCCACCGAAAAGGGCTGGAATCTTTATGTGTGCGGCAACGGCGGGATGAAGCCGCGCCACGCCGAAATGCTCGCAGCGGATCTTGATCGCGAGACGCTGGTGCGCTACATCGACCGCTTTCTGATGTTCTATGTACGCACGGCCGACCGTCTGCAGCGCACGAGCGTCTGGCGCGACAATCTCGAGGGCGGCCTCGAATATCTGATCGACGTCGTGGTGCACGACAAGCTGGGACTCGCCGCGGAGTTGGAAGTGGAGATGCAGCACGTGGTCAGTACCTACGAGTGCGAGTGGAAGAAAGCCGTGACCGATCCCGAGACCCGCAAGCGCTTCCGCCATTTCGTCAACAGCGACAAGGTCGACGAGAACGTGACCTTTGTCGAGGAGCGCGGCCAGATCCGTCCCGCCACGCCTTCCGAGCGGCAAGCGAAACAGTTCCCCGTTCCCGTGGTCGTCGAGACCGTTTGA
- the cobA gene encoding uroporphyrinogen-III C-methyltransferase, with protein sequence MDITTATGKVTLLSAGPGDLDLLTIRAAKLLATADVVLLDDLVNPEIVSLAPQARVIKVGKRGGCKSTPQAFIQRLMLRYARAGRHVVRVKGGDALLFGRAGEELAELRRAQIPYEIVNGISSGFAAAAGLGISLTHRDHCQGVTFITAHLRDGSEPDWAVLAAAGTTLAIYMGMSRIESLCASLMSTLPGSTPAAVVQSAGGTAERRALATLDSLAASARAAGLGSPAVILVGNAIGAAMACTLHESSAGQIDALPLSSHARCGAHDAALRSA encoded by the coding sequence ATGGACATCACCACAGCCACGGGCAAGGTCACTTTACTTAGCGCGGGTCCGGGCGACCTCGATTTGCTCACGATCCGGGCAGCGAAGCTGCTGGCAACCGCCGATGTGGTGCTGCTCGACGATCTCGTCAATCCCGAGATCGTTTCGCTGGCACCGCAGGCACGCGTCATCAAGGTCGGCAAGCGCGGCGGATGCAAGTCGACCCCGCAGGCGTTCATTCAGCGCCTGATGTTGCGCTACGCGCGCGCGGGCCGTCACGTGGTGCGTGTGAAAGGCGGAGACGCCCTGCTGTTTGGACGCGCTGGCGAAGAGCTGGCGGAATTGCGGCGCGCACAGATTCCGTACGAAATCGTCAATGGAATTTCGTCTGGGTTTGCCGCGGCGGCAGGCCTCGGTATTTCGCTGACGCATCGCGATCACTGTCAGGGTGTGACGTTCATCACCGCGCATCTGCGCGACGGCAGCGAACCCGACTGGGCCGTGCTTGCCGCCGCCGGCACGACGCTCGCAATTTATATGGGCATGAGCCGCATCGAGAGCCTGTGTGCTTCACTCATGTCGACCCTGCCGGGCAGCACGCCCGCTGCGGTGGTTCAATCGGCGGGCGGCACCGCCGAGCGGCGCGCGCTCGCGACACTCGACTCTCTTGCCGCGAGCGCGCGTGCCGCCGGTCTTGGCAGCCCGGCCGTTATCCTTGTTGGCAACGCGATCGGCGCGGCGATGGCGTGCACTCTACACGAGTCAAGCGCGGGCCAGATCGATGCATTGCCGCTCTCTTCCCATGCGCGGTGCGGCGCGCACGATGCGGCTTTGCGCAGCGCCTGA
- a CDS encoding MFS transporter has product MKNLLNSLSSGNWRALLACFLYFDTGFTVWVMFGPLAPFIHKDIAMSPAELGFLVAVPVLGAAILRVTLGNLYQAHNGRRIALMGIALSALPSVILLLSPSAPSYTLLLVLGVFLGVGGASFAVALPMAGSNYPPKVQGLVLGLAAAGNIGAVLDGFMFPDLAEHFGWAKATGAALPLLALAASALFVWAKDLGPKSGSASRAFGSFCITLAGLIALVLAVHAGVFGAGKTGVLLLPVLGALLAIGVLPKHYRSVLVEGDTWVVMLVYSITFGGFVGMSSYVTTLLVSLYQLPKLEAGLFMSLLAFTGALVRPIGGLIADRISGVRALVLLLAGISACDFTFAAWMPPLPAGIVLLVVTYLCFGLGNGATFQLVPQRWKGKTGLMSGIIGAAGGIGGFYLPVVMGMAKESTGSYQMGFATFGVISALAFALVALHRARWLTWALPAESLVVANPIQAAGARADSGA; this is encoded by the coding sequence ATGAAAAACCTGCTGAATTCGCTATCGAGCGGTAACTGGCGCGCGTTGCTTGCGTGTTTCCTCTACTTCGATACCGGTTTCACCGTGTGGGTGATGTTCGGGCCACTCGCGCCGTTCATCCACAAAGATATAGCGATGTCTCCCGCCGAACTGGGCTTCCTGGTTGCGGTTCCGGTGCTTGGCGCGGCCATCCTGCGAGTGACGCTCGGCAACCTGTATCAGGCCCACAACGGCCGGCGCATTGCGTTGATGGGTATCGCGCTGTCGGCTTTGCCTTCTGTCATCCTGCTGCTGTCGCCGTCTGCTCCGTCCTATACGTTGCTGCTCGTGCTCGGCGTGTTTCTCGGCGTCGGTGGTGCAAGCTTCGCCGTCGCGCTGCCGATGGCCGGAAGCAACTATCCACCCAAGGTGCAGGGCCTCGTGCTCGGGCTCGCCGCCGCGGGCAACATCGGCGCGGTGCTCGACGGATTCATGTTCCCGGACCTCGCAGAGCATTTCGGCTGGGCGAAAGCGACGGGCGCTGCGTTGCCGTTGTTGGCATTGGCAGCGTCAGCGCTATTCGTTTGGGCGAAGGATCTGGGACCCAAGTCGGGTAGCGCGTCGCGCGCGTTCGGCAGTTTCTGCATTACGCTCGCCGGACTGATCGCGCTCGTGCTGGCTGTACACGCGGGTGTCTTCGGCGCGGGCAAAACGGGCGTGTTGCTGCTGCCGGTGCTGGGTGCGCTACTGGCCATCGGGGTATTGCCGAAGCATTACCGCAGCGTGCTGGTAGAAGGGGATACGTGGGTGGTGATGCTGGTCTATAGCATCACGTTTGGCGGCTTCGTCGGCATGTCGTCCTACGTGACCACGCTGCTGGTGTCGCTGTATCAATTGCCGAAGCTGGAGGCGGGTCTGTTCATGTCGCTGCTCGCTTTCACTGGTGCGCTCGTGCGCCCGATCGGCGGTCTAATCGCGGACCGGATTTCGGGTGTGCGCGCGCTTGTCCTGCTGCTCGCCGGAATCTCTGCGTGCGACTTTACGTTCGCCGCGTGGATGCCACCGCTGCCGGCCGGGATTGTGCTGCTGGTGGTCACCTACCTGTGTTTCGGGCTCGGCAATGGTGCGACGTTCCAACTGGTGCCGCAACGCTGGAAGGGTAAGACCGGGTTGATGTCCGGCATCATCGGCGCAGCAGGCGGGATCGGGGGATTCTATCTGCCAGTCGTCATGGGGATGGCCAAGGAAAGCACCGGCAGCTATCAGATGGGTTTTGCGACCTTTGGCGTCATCTCGGCGCTTGCCTTCGCGCTGGTCGCCTTGCATCGCGCACGCTGGCTCACGTGGGCGTTGCCTGCAGAGAGCCTGGTCGTTGCGAACCCGATTCAGGCTGCGGGGGCGCGCGCTGATAGCGGTGCGTGA
- a CDS encoding methyl-accepting chemotaxis protein, whose translation MLSQRIVLHVLLASHGDGAALTVVKDCLTTFAQTHADLVSGDGPLTGVFSEALHQLYFGTQGADERIQRFIAQAHHAVSCLESGTTDGREKTDALVVQATPLLELLQEITLAYQQKMRSVETASLKRQSDIAERLGNISTQSNIVALNARIAAARAGQFGREFAVITTVLADIIKEMDQLIHSVVNTHSADEASPRSSVRPQDQHIRADRAFQ comes from the coding sequence ATGCTCTCGCAGCGCATCGTTCTGCATGTGCTGCTCGCATCACACGGCGATGGCGCCGCACTGACAGTGGTCAAGGACTGCCTGACCACGTTTGCGCAAACGCACGCCGACCTCGTAAGCGGCGATGGTCCGTTGACGGGCGTATTTTCGGAAGCCCTGCATCAGCTCTATTTCGGCACTCAAGGCGCAGACGAAAGGATCCAGCGATTTATCGCGCAAGCGCATCACGCTGTGTCGTGTCTCGAGTCGGGCACGACCGACGGTCGCGAGAAGACTGATGCACTCGTTGTTCAAGCGACGCCGCTGCTCGAACTCCTGCAGGAAATAACGCTCGCCTATCAACAGAAGATGCGCAGCGTCGAGACCGCTTCGCTCAAGCGTCAGAGCGACATCGCAGAGCGGCTCGGAAACATCTCCACGCAGTCCAATATCGTGGCCCTCAATGCGCGCATCGCCGCCGCGCGTGCGGGGCAATTCGGCCGGGAATTCGCGGTGATCACCACGGTACTCGCCGACATCATCAAGGAGATGGACCAGTTGATCCATAGCGTCGTCAACACGCATAGCGCCGACGAGGCGTCGCCTCGAAGCAGCGTTCGTCCGCAAGATCAGCACATCCGTGCTGATCGCGCTTTTCAATAG
- a CDS encoding universal stress protein, with translation MSPFNRILLCYDASPEGRTALRYGAMLAKQLHAETHLLSILDCSYWSRGFDVLSAVDFDLDEQAAREILQEGVDKLREWDVIATGHFATGNPVDQIPRLANSLKIDLIVIGHHPEGFFARWWTGENHALLLDRVSCGVLFEVA, from the coding sequence ATGTCCCCGTTCAATCGGATTCTGCTGTGTTACGACGCATCGCCGGAGGGCAGGACTGCGTTACGCTACGGCGCAATGCTTGCGAAGCAACTGCACGCCGAGACCCACCTGCTTTCGATTCTCGACTGCTCGTATTGGTCACGCGGGTTTGATGTCTTGTCCGCGGTCGACTTCGACCTCGACGAACAGGCTGCCCGTGAGATTCTCCAGGAGGGCGTGGACAAGCTCCGCGAGTGGGACGTCATTGCAACGGGCCATTTTGCGACGGGCAATCCCGTCGATCAGATTCCGCGCCTCGCCAATTCTTTGAAGATCGACTTGATTGTCATCGGGCATCATCCGGAAGGTTTTTTTGCGCGCTGGTGGACCGGGGAAAACCATGCCTTGCTGCTGGACCGCGTGTCGTGCGGGGTTCTCTTCGAGGTGGCCTGA
- a CDS encoding nitronate monooxygenase: MSIQHKMLYSDNSVVSALWRPVCDLLGCTWPIVLAGMGGVARADLVTAVTLAGGFGFLGMVREPTELIRDEVRQIRTRTDRKFGVNLIPAATAADLLDAQITTCIELGVPVVGLFWDVVPAVIRRLRDAGILVIYQVGSIEDARAAEAAGAQVLIAQGQEAGGHVRGDRPLGLLLREIVAATSLPVLAAGGIADGVDVATALSFGAQGVVLGTAFIATDESFAHTYHKQRIVDAAEDETLLTNAFHINWPEGARVRVLPNSVTRGHRGNPFCTVKTVIGEEQGRPIYLFSTDSPLCSMTGDFEAMALYAGTGAGRVNAITGAAERLHRIVTDAAALVGSGSEPAHESVALASPVCFADEMDEVQMGYASRDELLAALNELLEAERAGAQVTSQTAAAMTDSPVKALVTSICRDEARWCNVLTRAILSLHGTPTRRTGAFYEKAMAIGDLPQRMAFLNRGQEWVVRKLQTLLPGIRDEHIQNDFAAMLASHEANIRRVQSNLSAPGDREPPKG, translated from the coding sequence ATGTCGATTCAACACAAAATGCTGTACTCCGACAATAGCGTTGTGAGCGCTTTGTGGCGACCCGTTTGCGATCTCCTGGGTTGCACGTGGCCGATCGTGCTGGCTGGGATGGGTGGGGTTGCGCGCGCAGACCTTGTGACCGCAGTCACGCTGGCCGGAGGCTTTGGCTTTCTTGGGATGGTGCGTGAACCGACAGAATTGATCCGCGACGAGGTCCGGCAAATACGCACACGCACCGATCGCAAGTTCGGCGTCAACTTGATCCCGGCCGCCACTGCCGCCGACCTGCTAGACGCGCAAATCACCACCTGCATTGAACTCGGCGTCCCAGTCGTCGGGTTGTTCTGGGACGTCGTACCTGCTGTCATCCGGCGGCTACGCGATGCGGGGATCCTGGTGATCTACCAGGTCGGTTCGATCGAGGACGCGCGGGCCGCTGAAGCGGCCGGCGCGCAGGTACTGATTGCCCAAGGACAAGAGGCTGGCGGCCATGTCCGCGGCGACCGACCGCTCGGACTGCTGCTGCGCGAGATCGTGGCGGCCACGAGCCTTCCCGTCCTCGCGGCAGGCGGCATCGCAGACGGGGTCGATGTTGCGACCGCCCTCTCCTTCGGTGCCCAGGGAGTCGTGCTCGGCACCGCATTCATCGCCACCGACGAATCCTTCGCTCATACGTATCACAAACAACGCATCGTCGATGCCGCCGAAGATGAAACGCTTCTGACGAACGCGTTCCACATCAACTGGCCGGAAGGCGCACGGGTACGCGTGCTCCCCAACAGCGTCACGCGTGGTCATCGGGGCAATCCATTCTGCACTGTCAAAACCGTAATCGGAGAAGAACAAGGTCGGCCGATCTATCTGTTCAGCACCGACTCACCGCTGTGTTCGATGACGGGCGATTTCGAGGCGATGGCCCTCTACGCCGGTACAGGAGCAGGAAGAGTCAACGCGATTACCGGAGCGGCTGAGCGTCTGCATCGCATCGTGACGGATGCAGCCGCGCTGGTTGGAAGCGGCTCCGAACCTGCGCACGAATCTGTGGCACTGGCCTCCCCCGTGTGCTTTGCCGACGAGATGGACGAGGTACAGATGGGATACGCGAGCCGGGATGAGCTACTCGCGGCCCTGAACGAATTGTTGGAGGCCGAGCGCGCGGGCGCGCAGGTGACGTCGCAAACGGCGGCGGCGATGACCGATTCGCCTGTCAAAGCACTCGTGACGAGCATTTGCCGAGACGAAGCGCGTTGGTGCAATGTACTGACAAGAGCAATTCTGTCGCTACATGGCACGCCCACCCGGCGTACCGGCGCGTTCTATGAAAAGGCGATGGCCATCGGAGATTTGCCGCAACGCATGGCGTTTCTTAATCGCGGGCAGGAGTGGGTGGTGCGCAAGCTACAAACGCTGCTGCCGGGAATCCGCGACGAACATATCCAGAACGATTTTGCCGCCATGCTTGCTTCGCATGAGGCGAACATCAGGCGCGTCCAATCGAATCTTTCCGCACCGGGCGACCGTGAACCGCCGAAGGGCTGA
- the hmpA gene encoding NO-inducible flavohemoprotein, giving the protein MQLTPTQVQKVKSTAPVLAQHGATITRHFYQRMFKHHPELKNVFNQTNQKSGNQAETLARAVWAYAAHIDDLGALGPAVAHITNKHVSLNIEPAQYDIVGEHLLASIVEVLGDALDTETVDAWTAAYAQLAGLMIGAEKKLYDGADWKGFRRFNVARKVHESDEITSFYLQPADGEPLGSFKPGQYVSVKRYIDALGYDQPRQYSMSDAPHGDYLRISVKRESGNADASPGVISNVLHDGVSVGDLVEVSAPAGVFTLEMDKRTPVVLVSGGVGITPMISMLASLTQNQQARRIVFVHACRDASVHAFKDWVNQRVATHGNLTKHIYYEAVGEGDVRDVDYDAAGRVDLSLLVDDELVATADFYVCGPMPFMLAQKQALERLEVDAPRVHTEVFGSGMLD; this is encoded by the coding sequence ATGCAACTCACCCCGACACAGGTACAGAAGGTTAAATCCACGGCTCCCGTCCTGGCTCAGCACGGCGCGACGATCACAAGACATTTCTATCAGCGGATGTTTAAGCATCATCCTGAATTGAAGAATGTTTTCAATCAAACGAATCAAAAAAGCGGTAACCAGGCCGAAACGCTGGCGCGCGCCGTATGGGCCTATGCGGCGCATATCGACGACCTCGGCGCGCTCGGGCCCGCTGTCGCACACATCACGAACAAGCATGTCAGCCTGAATATTGAGCCAGCTCAATATGACATCGTTGGCGAGCATCTGCTGGCGTCGATCGTCGAAGTGCTCGGCGATGCGTTGGATACCGAGACTGTCGATGCCTGGACGGCTGCGTATGCACAATTGGCAGGTCTGATGATCGGTGCTGAAAAGAAACTGTACGACGGCGCCGACTGGAAAGGGTTTCGTCGTTTCAACGTCGCCCGCAAGGTTCACGAGAGCGACGAGATCACATCGTTTTACCTACAGCCGGCCGACGGCGAGCCGCTTGGCAGCTTCAAACCGGGTCAGTATGTGAGTGTGAAGCGTTACATTGATGCACTCGGCTACGATCAACCGCGCCAATACAGCATGTCGGATGCGCCGCACGGCGACTATCTGCGCATCTCGGTGAAACGCGAATCAGGCAACGCGGACGCTTCGCCCGGTGTCATCTCCAACGTACTGCATGACGGTGTCAGCGTCGGCGATCTAGTCGAGGTCAGTGCACCGGCGGGGGTGTTTACGCTCGAAATGGATAAACGCACGCCCGTGGTATTGGTCAGCGGCGGTGTCGGGATCACGCCGATGATTTCGATGCTAGCCTCGCTCACCCAGAACCAGCAAGCGCGCCGAATTGTCTTCGTACACGCGTGCCGCGACGCCAGCGTTCATGCGTTCAAGGATTGGGTCAATCAACGCGTTGCGACGCACGGCAATCTAACGAAGCATATCTATTACGAAGCGGTTGGCGAAGGCGATGTTCGCGACGTCGACTACGATGCAGCAGGGAGGGTCGACCTGTCCTTGCTTGTCGACGATGAACTTGTCGCGACCGCGGACTTTTATGTATGCGGACCGATGCCGTTCATGCTTGCGCAGAAGCAAGCGCTCGAGCGTCTTGAGGTCGATGCGCCGCGCGTTCATACGGAAGTGTTTGGTTCGGGTATGCTCGATTGA
- a CDS encoding Rrf2 family transcriptional regulator — protein MRLTDFTDYSLRVLIYAAVHTDELVTIQEISDAFGIPRNHLMKIVHLLGRAGYLTTSRGRRGGLRLGRPATKIIIGEVVRTMEPDFQMVECFNTEGNGCVITAACGLRGVLGSALRAYFDVLDKYTLADLVAERSMLTRLLKGGPAVHPLVHHHRK, from the coding sequence ATGCGCCTCACAGACTTTACAGACTACAGCTTGCGGGTGTTGATCTACGCCGCAGTGCACACGGACGAACTCGTCACGATTCAGGAAATCTCGGACGCATTCGGTATTCCGCGCAACCATTTAATGAAGATCGTTCACTTGCTCGGACGGGCTGGATATCTCACCACGTCGAGAGGTCGTAGAGGCGGCCTGCGACTAGGCCGGCCTGCGACGAAGATCATCATCGGTGAAGTGGTGCGCACGATGGAGCCCGACTTTCAGATGGTTGAATGCTTCAATACCGAGGGCAACGGCTGCGTGATCACCGCGGCGTGCGGGCTGCGAGGCGTGCTTGGCAGTGCGCTGCGTGCGTACTTCGACGTGCTCGACAAGTACACGTTGGCAGACCTCGTAGCCGAACGAAGCATGTTGACGCGGTTGCTCAAAGGCGGCCCCGCGGTTCACCCGCTCGTGCACCACCACCGTAAATGA